In Populus alba chromosome 9, ASM523922v2, whole genome shotgun sequence, a genomic segment contains:
- the LOC118032299 gene encoding protein NLP2, with product MQVLDMDDGNGAFAPDSSFGNFSDAAMDLDFVDELLYDGCCFETADEFGFLQAGTSASDDLNDPKQYFPLFESNSGNLNVNPCQENYQVATEKNCDENPPVGSPKIEELGVIGSQIQNIHPFTASSVQSGGFLVENNELGRRLRIAPTNNARSSTGVRERLMHAIGQLKQCTKDRDLLIQIWVPIKKEGKHVLTTFGQPYLLDPKSHSLANYRNVSKKFQFPAEEDSKEMVGLPGRVFLRKLPEWTPDVSYFSRVEYPRKNHAKQFNIRGSFAVPVFEQGSRTCLGVIEVVTTTQDVSYLPELESVCKALEAVDLRSPKDFRPPSLKACKEFCQAAVPEISEILESVCKAHRLPLALTWAPCFRQGKGGCRHFDENYSNCICTVNSACFVAERDYSGFYVACSEQYLSFGQGIAGRAFTTRKQCFSIDVAAFSKTDYPLSHHAKMFELRAAIAIPVQSTDAGPVDFVLEFFFPKDCCNTEEQKRMWDILPITIKQACRSLHVVMDKELEETVNKKMVVASDERLDKDETQKFASSLFKESSEAGSSWIARVAKAQQKGKGVCVSWDHPKEENKEEFKVTSHWGKTQDELYHKQAFPEFGKFQQNSVPKGSNETTTDAASAERHSVGSRKSGNKRRTKTEKTISLQVLRQYFAGSLKDAAKSIGVCPTTLKRICRKHGINRWPSRKIKKVGHSLKKLQLVIDSVQGAEGAIQIGSFYNTFPELTFPNFSATGGFPSSQTNDDSNKSNPHPENGIFSAAASASKSLSSSSSQSSGSSICCSTGVKQHTTTNNGSVSGDPLLVEDPVGVLKRTHSDAALHALNRDESELLIRSQSFKTFGDLPSPETLPPLPKSSSQIIRDRNGFRVKATFEADKIRFALQPSWGFRDLQQEIARRFNIDDICRMDLKYLDDDQEWVLLTCDADLEECKDVYKLSESHTIKMSLNQPSRPHLGSSSGSVSLLGGGGPF from the exons ATGCAAGTACTCGACATGGATGATGGAAATGGTGCTTTTGCTCCTGATTCTTCGTTTGGGAACTTCTCGGATGCTGCCATGGACTTGGATTTTGTGGatgaactcttgtatgatggatgCTGTTTTGAGACTGCCGATGAGTTCGGTTTTTTGCAGGCTGGTACCTCAGCCTCTGATGATCTAAATGACCCTAAGCAATATTTTCCGCTTTTTGAGTCCAACAGCGGTAATTTGAATGTAAATCCTTGTCAAGAGAACTATCAAGTAGCAACAGAAAAGAACTGTGATGAGAACCCGCCTGTAGGAAGTCCCAAAATAGAGGAACTTGGTGTGATCGGATCCCAAATCCAGAATATTCACCCGTTTACTGCATCTTCAGTCCAATCTGGAGGTTTTCTAGTTGAGAACAATGAATTGGGTAGAAGGTTGCGGATTGCACCAACTAACAATGCGAGATCATCTACTGGGGTAAGAGAGAGATTGATGCATGCTATAGGACAGTTGAAACAATGCACCAAGGATAGGGATCTCCTTATTCAGATATGGGTGCCTATAAAGAAAGAAGGCAAGCATGTCCTCACCACTTTTGGCCAGCCATACTTGCTTGATCCTAAAAGCCATAGTCTTGCAAATTAcagaaatgtttcaaaaaaatttcagttcCCAGCAGAGGAGGATTCAAAAGAGATGGTTGGTTTGCCTGGTCGAGTTTTCTTGAGGAAGTTGCCTGAGTGGACACCAGATGTTAGTTACTTCAGCCGGGTTGAGTATCCACGTAAAAATCATGCGAAGCAATTCAATATAAGAGGATCCTTTGCGGTTCCTGTTTTTGAACAGGGCAGCAGAACTTGTTTGGGTGTTATTGAGGTCGTGACAACCACTCAAGACGTCAGTTATCTTCCAGAGCTAGAAAGTGTCTGCAAAGCTCTTGAG GCTGTTGATCTTAGGAGTCCAAAAGACTTCCGCCCTCCAAGCCTGAAG GCTTGCAAAGAGTTTTGCCAAGCTGCAGTTCCTGAGATATCAGAGATTTTGGAGTCTGTTTGCAAGGCACATAGATTACCTTTAGCACTAACGTGGGCCCCATGTTTCCGGCAAGGTAAAGGTGGATGCCGGCATTTTGATGAGAACTATTCTAATTGTATTTGTACGGTGAACTCTGCTTGCTTTGTAGCTGAGAGAGACTACTCCGGGTTCTATGTGGCATGTTCTGAGCAATACCTTTCATTTGGTCAGGGGATTGCTGGGAGAGCTTTCACAACAAGAAAACAGTGTTTTTCAATTGATGTAGCAGCGTTTAGCAAGACAGATTATCCTCTCTCTCACCATGCTAAGATGTTTGAGTTGCGTGCTGCTATAGCAATTCCAGTACAAAGCACCGATGCTGGACCGGTTGATTTTGTCTTGGAGTTTTTCTTTCCAAAGGATTGCTGTAACACTGAAGAACAAAAACGAATGTGGGACATATTGCCTATCACCATAAAACAGGCTTGTCGGAGTTTGCATGTTGTCATGGACAAGGAGCTTGAGGAAACTGTCAACAAGAAAATGGTAGTTGCTTCAGATGAGAGACTTGATAAAGATGAAACTCAGAAATTTGCATCTTCTTTGTTCAAAGAATCTTCTGAAGCAGGGTCATCCTGGATTGCCCGTGTTGCGAAGGCTCAGCAGAAAGGTAAAGGTGTCTGCGTCTCATGGGACCATCCAAAGGaggaaaataaagaagagtTCAAGGTGACATCTCACTGGGGTAAGACTCAAGATGAATTGTACCACAAGCAAGCATTTCCAGAGTTTGGTAAATTTCAACAAAATTCTGTACCCAAAGGTAGTAATGAAACTACTACAGATGCTGCTTCTGCTGAACGCCACTCAGTAGGCAGCAGAAAATCAGGCAACAAGAGACGAACCAAGACAGAGAAGACAATAAGCTTGCAAGTTCTTCGACAGTACTTTGCAGGAAGCCTTAAAGATGCTGCAAAGAGTATTGGGG TGTGTCCCACCACTCTGAAAAGAATATGCAGGAAGCATGGCATCAACCGTTGGCCCTCTCGAAAGATTAAGAAGGTTGGCCACTCGTTGAAGAAACTTCAACTTGTGATTGACTCAGTTCAAGGTGCTGAGGGTGCCATACAAATTGGTTCCTTCTACAACACTTTCCCAGAATTGACATTTCCAAATTTTTCTGCTACTGGTGGTTTTCCATCAAGCCAGACAAACGATGATTCCAATAAATCAAACCCTCACCCTGAGAATGGCATATTTAGTGCTGCAGCTAGTGCTTCAAAATCCTTATCCTCATCATCTAGTCAGAGCTCTGGATCAAGTATCTGTTGTTCCACTGGAGTAAAGCAGCACACAACCACCAATAATGGCTCAGTTAGTGGGGATCCATTATTGGTAGAGGACCCGGTTGGTGTGCTTAAGAGAACACACAGTGATGCCGCATTGCATGCCTTGAATCGTGATGAATCAGAGCTTCTTATAAGATCTCAAAGCTTCAAAACATTTGGTGACCTTCCAAGTCCAGAGACTCTGCCACCCCTCCCAAAAAGTAGCAGCCAGATTATACGTGATAGGAATGGCTTTAGAGTGAAGGCCACTTTTGAAGCAGACAAAATCAGGTTCGCCTTGCAACCGAGCTGGGGTTTCAGGGACTTGCAACAAGAAATTGCAAGGCGTTTCAATATAGACGACATTTGTAGAATGGATCTCAAGTATTTGGACGACGATCAAGAGTGGGTTCTCTTGACATGCGATGCTGACCTTGAGGAGTGTAAAGATGTCTATAAACTGTCTGAGAGCCACACAATCAAAATGTCCCTTAATCAACCTTCTCGACCACATCTGGGAAGTTCGTCGGGTTCTGTGAGCTTATTGGGAGGTGGAGGGCCATTCTAA